The window ATGCCAGCCAATCTTTCCTTTATAGAAGCAGCGGTCGTGCCATTGTCTGCTTTGACGATCATCCAGGCACTAGCCATTTTAGATGTTCGGCAAGGCGGTAAATTATTTATTCCTGGGGGTACGGGTGGCTTTGGTCAGATGGCCGTTCCTTATGCGAAGTCACAAGGACTGTCTGTGACCGTTAGTGGTAGTGGATCAGCACGTGCCTTGGCGGAGCGACTCGGGGCTGATGAGTTTATCGACTATGCAACGCAGGACTATACTGACAGGCTGACAGGCTATGATTACGTTATTGATACCCGGGGCGCCGGCGAATTTAGTAAACAAATTAAGATACTGAAGCCCGGTGGCAAATTACTGTCGTTAAACGCCGGTCCCAATGCCCGTTTCGCGAATCAAAGCACAGACTTGGCAACGGCGAAGAAGATCCTTTTCAGTTTACTGGGAGCACCTTTTGATGGGATTGCCAAATGGCAAAAGAAGAGTTATGACTTCCTGTACGTACAGCCGAATGGTCAGCAATTAGCAGCTTTCACACAGTATCTTGAAAAAACAAACATTAAGCCGGTGATTGATTCCGAGTACCCCTTTGACCAAGTGAATGCCGCGATTGCTAAGATTGCGACAGGGCATAGCCAAGGGAAAGTTCTGTTAAAAGTAGAAGATGGAGGTGAATAAATTATGGCAACTAACTATTCATATGTAGAAGCACCAAATCTAAGTATTAAGACGGCTGATGGAACAGTTTACGCGTACCGTGAACTAGGAGAGAAAACGGGTATCCCAGTCATCTTTTTCACTCATCTATCTGCTAATCTGGACAACTGGGACCCACGCGTAGTGGATTGTATTGCCAAAAAACATTGGGTCATTACATTTGATAATAAGGGTGTTGGACTTTCTAGTGGGAAAGTTCCAGATACGATTGAACAAATGGCAAGAGATGCGTTGACGTTCATTCATACATTGGGATTTGAGCAAATCGATATTTTGTCATTTTCGATGGGTGGTATGATTGCACAAGAACTTTTGGCCATCGAACCAAGACTTGTTCGTAAACTTATTTTGTCAGGAACTGGCCCGCGTGGTGGTAAAGGCATTGAAAATGTTACGAAACTTTCTGATCGTGATCTGATACGTGCCATCTTCACGTTGAGAGATATTAAAACCTATTTATTCTTCACGCGAACAGATAATGGCAAACAGAAAGCAAAAGAATTCTTGGTACGTATCAAAGAACGTAAAGAAGCGCGAGATAAGATGATGAGTATCAAAGGATATCGTAGACAACTTAAAGCCATCCACGAATGGGGAATGGCAAAACCTGCTGATTTGTCAGGAATTACGCAACCTACACTTGTAGTAAATGGTGACGATGACAGAATGGTACCTACATCAAATTCCTATGATTTGGTTCAACGGATTCCAAATAGCAAGCTCATTATTTATAAAGATTCCGGTCACGGTGGGATTTTTCAAAATCATGATGAATTTGTGAAATCAGTAATAGCATTTTTAGATAAATAACAATGGAAAATGAAAATGCCCAAATAACGATATTGATTCTCTGAAACCAATCTCACGGACAATTATGACGAAGGGTTCCTGAATAAGATTAGCAAAGCTTGTTAACGCGAATTGTTAAAATGATAGCTCGTATTAGGCTACGCAGTAGGTAGTAATATAAGCTGTAGTGAGAGAGTATGAGAGTGGATTTTGTAGGGGGTTCTTAATTGATTTTACCATTCAATAAAATTCTTTACCGATCGTTCTCAATATGTTATATTGAATAACAGGGAGGGAATAGAATGGCAAGAAGCAAAGAATTCGAAGAGAACGTGGTATTAGAAAAGGCGATGAAGCTCTTTTGGGAACAAGGCTACGAGAAGACATCTATGACGGATCTGGTCAAGCATATGGGAATTCATCGAAGAAGTTTATATGACACATTTGGCGACAAGCATACGCTGTTTCTAAAAGCAATGGACCGATTTCGCGATAAAGTAAATGCTGAGCTTGTAGGAGAAGTTAAACGCTCTAAGAATGCAACGGAGGCACTTCAACTTATTTTTAGTTACGTGATATCTGGTGAAGAAGATTCACCTTTCGGTTGTTTGATGGTGAATTCAGCGGTGGAATTGGCAATGCGTGATGCTGAGGTGGATTTAAAGACCACAGAATTGTTTACATTATCAGAACAACTGTTCAAAGATATTATTCTGTGGGGACAGCAGGATGGAGAGTTTAGCTCAGATTATAATGCCGACGATCTAGCGGAACATCTGCATGCAGTTTATGTAGGGTTAAGGGTAATGACAAGGACCTCCATACGTAAAGAAAAATTACACCGTATAGCCGATTTTTCGATTAAACTTTTAACTAAGTAATTATTGTATATATACTTGTGAAGATCGTTCCCAAATTAGCATACTTGTGCTGAATTGAAGATTCAGCCTAGAAAGATATTAGTATAATTGCCTGTGTTTATTCTAGTATGATCGTTCTTGAATGAGAACGCCGTTCTATCCCTAGAACTTTTAAAAATGAGTCACAGTTTACTGGATTTTATGAAGAATGTAATCAAAAACAAAAAAGGAGCTAATACAATGAACATTTCTGAACAAGTAGCATTTGTCACTGGAGCAAACCGGGGGCTGGGCCGTCAGCTCACTCTTGAACTTCTGTCCAGAGGGGCTAAAGTATACGCTGGTGCAAGAAATCCGGAGACTATTGATATTCCTGGAGTTACACCTGTAAAGCTTGATGTTACAAAACCGGATGAGGTTGCAGCAGCAGCAATCCTGGCTAAAGATGTTACGCTTATAATCAACAAT of the Paenibacillus pedocola genome contains:
- a CDS encoding TetR/AcrR family transcriptional regulator, with translation MARSKEFEENVVLEKAMKLFWEQGYEKTSMTDLVKHMGIHRRSLYDTFGDKHTLFLKAMDRFRDKVNAELVGEVKRSKNATEALQLIFSYVISGEEDSPFGCLMVNSAVELAMRDAEVDLKTTELFTLSEQLFKDIILWGQQDGEFSSDYNADDLAEHLHAVYVGLRVMTRTSIRKEKLHRIADFSIKLLTK
- a CDS encoding NADP-dependent oxidoreductase, with the translated sequence MKAAQISRYSKILEAQINTVAVPSITPTQVLIKTKAAGVDPHLVLAITGKVKLFDHYDFPLTLGNELAGVVIEVGASVIDFKVGDHVYTMPPLDKMGAFAEYVAVDAAIVAKMPANLSFIEAAVVPLSALTIIQALAILDVRQGGKLFIPGGTGGFGQMAVPYAKSQGLSVTVSGSGSARALAERLGADEFIDYATQDYTDRLTGYDYVIDTRGAGEFSKQIKILKPGGKLLSLNAGPNARFANQSTDLATAKKILFSLLGAPFDGIAKWQKKSYDFLYVQPNGQQLAAFTQYLEKTNIKPVIDSEYPFDQVNAAIAKIATGHSQGKVLLKVEDGGE
- a CDS encoding alpha/beta fold hydrolase; protein product: MATNYSYVEAPNLSIKTADGTVYAYRELGEKTGIPVIFFTHLSANLDNWDPRVVDCIAKKHWVITFDNKGVGLSSGKVPDTIEQMARDALTFIHTLGFEQIDILSFSMGGMIAQELLAIEPRLVRKLILSGTGPRGGKGIENVTKLSDRDLIRAIFTLRDIKTYLFFTRTDNGKQKAKEFLVRIKERKEARDKMMSIKGYRRQLKAIHEWGMAKPADLSGITQPTLVVNGDDDRMVPTSNSYDLVQRIPNSKLIIYKDSGHGGIFQNHDEFVKSVIAFLDK